Part of the Methylorubrum populi genome is shown below.
GGGCCTGCACCGGAACATGGAGCGTGACGGTTGCCCTGCGCGCCCGCGCATGGTCCTGATCCTGCCTCTCGCTTCTGCCTTTTCCGACCTCAGGTTTCGTCAGAGTCTCAGCATGCCCGACACGCCCGTCTTCGCCCATGCGGCCGTCGCCGCCCCCCACGCACTGGCGGCCGCGGCCGGACAGAATGTGCTGGCGCAGGGCGGCAACGCGATCGAGGCGATGGTCGCCATGGCTGCCGCCATCGCGGTGGTCTACCCGCACATGAACGGCATCGGCGGCGACGGCTTCTGGCTGATCCGCGAGAAGAACGGCCGCGTGCGCGGCATCGAGGCCTGCGGACCGGCCGGCCGGCTCGCCACCCGCGACCGCTACCGGGAGAAGGGATTCGACGCGATCCCCTCCCGCGGCCCCGACGCGGCGGTGACGGTGGCCGGCACCATCGGCGGCTGGCGCCTCGCCCTCGACATGGCCCGCGCCTTCGGCGGCCGGCTGCCCCTCGACGCGATCCTCGCCGACGCGATCCGTCACGCCCGCGAGGGCTGCCCGGTCTCGGCTTCGGAGGCGCGCTACGTGCCGAAGGAGCTCGACACGCTCCACGACGCGCCGAATTTTTCGAAGACCTATCTGGCGGACGGTAAGCCCTACGCGGCCGGCGCGCTCCGGGCACAGCCCAAGCTCGCCGACACCCTAGCCCAGCTCGTCCATGCCGGGCTCGACGACTTCTACCGAGGCGATATCGGCCGCGAGATCGCCGGCGACCTGGAGCGTCTCGGCGCGCCGGTGACCCGCGCGGATCTCGAAGCCTATTCGGCCAAGGAGCGGGCGCCCCTGACCCTGCGGCGGCGCGATGCCACGCTCTACAACTTCCCGCCGCCCACCCAGGGCATCGCGGCGCTGATCATTCTCGGGATCTTCGACCGGCTGAACATCCGTGAGCCGGAGACCACCGCCCACTATCACGGGCTGATCGAGGCGACGAAGCGCGCCTTCGCCATCCGCGACCGCTTCGTCACGGATTTCGACCGCCTCAAGGGCGACCCGGCCGCCTTCCTCGATCCGAAGCGCCTCGACCGCGAGGCGGCACTGATCGATAGGGGCCGCGCCGCGAGCATTCCGGTGCGCTCGGGCGAGGGCGACACCGTCTGGATGGGCGCGATCGACAATGACGGCATGGCCGTCTCCTTCATCCAGTCGGTCTACTGGGAATACGGCTCCGGCACGGTGCTGCCCGGCACCGGCATCTGCTGGCAGAACCGCGGCATGTCCTTCTCGCTCGATGCCGGCGCCGTGAACCCGCTGGAGCCGGGCCGGCGCCCGTTCCACACCCTGATCCCGGCGCTCGCCGCCTTCGACGATGGGCGGGTGATGTCTTACGGCTCCATGGGCGGCGACGGGCAGCCGCAGTTTCAGGCCCAGATCTTCACCCGCTACGCCGATTACGGGATGTCGGTGGCCGATGCGGTGGACGCGCCGCGCCTGCTCTACGGCCGCACCTGGGGCGCGGAATCGCTCAGCGTGAAGGTCGAGGACCGGTTCGATCCGGGCTGCATCGCGGCGCTCAGGCGGATGGGCCACGACATCGAGGAGCTGGGCGGCGCCTATATCGACTCGCTCGGCCATGCCGGCATGCTGGTGCGCCACGTCAAGGACGGGCGGATCGAAGCGACGCACGATCCGCGCTCCGACGGCGGCGCGGCAGGGCTCTGACCGAGCCGAGGGTTACACCACCCGCGGCACGCGCATACCCTCCCGCCGAAACCCGCCCCACAAGCGGGCGCGACAGGAGGAGCGATCCTTGGCCCACTTCATCAACGACCGCGCCGGTCTCGTCACCGACGCCATCGACGGCCTCGTTGCAGGCAGCGGCGGGGCCCTGGCACGGCTCGACGGCTATCCCGAGATCCGCGTCGTGCTGCGGGCCGAGCCGGAGCCCGGCAAGGTCGCCGTGGTCTCCGGCGGCGGCTCGGGGCACGAGCCGGCCCATGCCGGCTTCGTCGGGCCGGGCCTGCTCGCGGCGGCGGTGTGCGGCGACGTGTTCGCCTCGCCCTCCGTCGATGCGGTGCTCGCCGGCATCCTGGCGGTGACGGGCGAGGCCGGCTGCGTCCTCATCGTGAAGAACTATGCCGGCGACCGGCTGAATTTCGGCCTCGCCGCCGAGCGCGCCCGGGCTCTCGGCCGCCGGGTCGAGACCGTGCTGGTCGCCGACGACATCGCCCTGCCCGACGCGCCCCGGCCGCGGGGGCTTGCCGGCACGCTCCTCGTCCACAAGGCCGCGGGCCACGCCGCCGCCGCCGGCGCCGCCCTGGAGGAGGTCGCGGCCCTCGCCCGGCGCACGGCCGGCGCGGTCCGCACCCTCGGCATCGCCGTCTCCACTGCGACGATCCCCGGCGCGAAGCCGGAGCCGCGGCTGGCGGAAGGTCAGGCGGAACTCGGCCTCGGCATCCACGGCGAGCCCGGCATCGAGCGCATCGACCTGCCCCGCGCTGATGCGCTTGCCGCGCTTATGACCGCGCGCTTTCCCGCTCCCATCGCGGGGGCCGACCGGCTCGCGCTCCTCGTCAACAATCTCGGCTCGACTACGGCCCTCGAGATGGAGGTGCTGACGAAGGCGGTGCTCGCGACCGACCTCGGACGGCGGGTGCGGCTGCTGCTCGGCCCCTCCCCGGTCATGACCGCCCTCGACATGCACGGCGCCTCCCTCACCTTTCTCGCGCTGGACGAGGCCATCGAGGCGGCGCTCCTCGCCGAGACGCCGGTCGCCACCTGGCCGCGGGCGCGGATCCTGCGCGAGGCGGTCGTCCGGCCGCTGCCGGAGGGGCTGTCCGGCGGGCCGGCGCCGGCGCCCTCGCGGGATGCGGTCGTCGCCGCGCGGATCGAGGCGGTGTGCCGGGCCCTGATCGCGGCGGAGGACGCGCTCAACGCCCTCGACGCGCGGGTGGGCGACGGCGACACCGGCTCGACCTTCGCCGAGGGCGCCCGCGCCGTGCTGGCCGATCTCGACCGCCTGCCCCAGGCCGAGCCCGCCGCGCTCTGCCGCGCGCTCGGCGAGCGCCTCGGGCGTGCCACGGGCGGATCGAGCGGCGTGCTGCTCTCGATCTTCTTCGCCGCCGCCGGCTCGGCCCTCGCAGCGGGCGCCGACTGGCCGAAGGCCTGCGCCGCCGGGCTGGATCGGGTGCGCGAGATCGGCGGCGCCGGCCCCGGCGACCGCACGATGCTCGACGCGGCGATTCCCGCGGTCGAGGCGCTGGCGGCCTCCGGTCTCGGCGCGGCGGCGCGGGCGGCCCGCGCGGGCGCCGAGGCGACCGCCGGGATGGAGCGGGCCGGCACCGGCCGCTCGAGCTATCTTGCCAGCGGCGATCTGAAGGGCCACCCCGATCCCGGAGCCGTCGCGGTGGCGACCGCTTTCGAGGCGCTGGCCGCGGAGTCGAAGTGAGACGATCGACGATGAGCACCCTGAACAAGGACCAGAGCGACTACTGGAACGGCGAGGTCGGACAGCGCTGGGCCACCCACCACCGGGCGCTCGACACCGCCTTCGCGCCCTTCACCGAGGCTCTGTTCGCCCGCGCCGCGCTCGCGCCCGGCGCCCGCGTGCTCGATATCGGCTGCGGCGCCGGCGACACCGCCCTGATCGCCGCGCGACAGGTCGGGAGCGACGGCCACATCACAGCCGCCGACCTGTCCGAGCCGCTGCTCGCCGTCGGCCGGGAACGCGCGGCCCGAGAGGCGCCGGGCGCCGCCCCGATCGAATGGCTCCGGGCCGACGCCCAGGATCACGCCTTCGGCACGCGCTTCGACCACGCCCTCTCCCGCTTCGGTGTGATGTTCTTCGAGGATTCCGCCGCCGCCTTCGCCAACATCCGCCACGCCCTCGAACCGGACGGGCGGCTGACCTTCCTCTGCTGGCGGAGCATGGCGGAGAACGACTGGGTCATGGTCCCGCGTGCGGTGGTCCTGCCGCTGCTGCCCGAAGTCGAGCCGCCGCAGCCCGGCGCACCGGGTCCCTTCCGGTTCGCCGCGCCCGACACGGCTCTGCCCATTTTGGAGGCAGCCGCTTTTCGCGCCATCGAGTGCGAGCCCGTAAATCGAGCAATGCGCCTCGGTGACACGCCTGAGGCAGCGGCCAGCTTCGCGGCGACCCGCGGCCCCATCGCGCGCCTGCTCCGTGAGTGCGATCCGGCTTTGCAGGAGGATGCCTTGAAAAGCATCACCGATTTGTTCGCCGACCGCTTCGGGAGCGGTCCGGTCAGCCTCGGCGCCGCCTGCTGGCTTATCTCCGCGCGAACCTGAGGTTCAATTCTGGCACGTCCCTTGCGGATCCCCCGCGCCGCATGGGAGTGAATGATGAATACAATTTCTAGTCGGACGCGGTGGATCCAGCTCGGCCTGGGTCTCCTCGTCATGATGACGATCTCCAGCCCGCAATATGTCTGGACGCTGTTCGTGAAGCCGTTCCAGGCGACCACCGGCGCGAGTCTCGCCGCCGTGCAGGTCGCCTTCACGATGCTGATCGTGCTCCAGACCTTCTTCTCGCCGGTGCAAGGCTGGCTGATCGAGCGCTTCAGCGCCAAGGCCATGATCGCGCTGGGCGCCGCCCTCTCGGGCCTGGGCTGGGTCGCCGCCTCCTACACCGACACGCTGTGGGGCCTCTACGCGACCTACGGCCTGCTCTGCGGCCTCGGCACTGGCATTGTCTATGTCGGCGTCGTCGGGCTGATGGTGCGCTGGTTCCCCGAGCGGCGCGGCTTCGCGGCCGGCGTCGTGGCCGCAGGCTACGGCATGGGCGCCATCGCCACCACCTTCCCCATCACCGACATGATCGCGGCCTCGGGCTATCGCCACACGCTGTTCGTGTTCGGCGCGATCATGGCCGTCATCGGCGTCGCCGCAGCGCTCGGCCTGCGCACCCCGAAGGCCGGCGAGACCCCCGCCATCCCCGCCGACAAGGTGGCGAGCGCCGCCCGCGACGTGGCCCCGGCCGAGATGCTGCGGAGCCCGCTGTTCTGGCTGATGTTCGCCATGATGGCGATGATGTCGACCGGCGGCCTGATGGTGGTGGCGCAGTTCGCAGCCTTCGCCAAGGAGTTCGGCGTAGC
Proteins encoded:
- a CDS encoding gamma-glutamyltransferase family protein, encoding MPDTPVFAHAAVAAPHALAAAAGQNVLAQGGNAIEAMVAMAAAIAVVYPHMNGIGGDGFWLIREKNGRVRGIEACGPAGRLATRDRYREKGFDAIPSRGPDAAVTVAGTIGGWRLALDMARAFGGRLPLDAILADAIRHAREGCPVSASEARYVPKELDTLHDAPNFSKTYLADGKPYAAGALRAQPKLADTLAQLVHAGLDDFYRGDIGREIAGDLERLGAPVTRADLEAYSAKERAPLTLRRRDATLYNFPPPTQGIAALIILGIFDRLNIREPETTAHYHGLIEATKRAFAIRDRFVTDFDRLKGDPAAFLDPKRLDREAALIDRGRAASIPVRSGEGDTVWMGAIDNDGMAVSFIQSVYWEYGSGTVLPGTGICWQNRGMSFSLDAGAVNPLEPGRRPFHTLIPALAAFDDGRVMSYGSMGGDGQPQFQAQIFTRYADYGMSVADAVDAPRLLYGRTWGAESLSVKVEDRFDPGCIAALRRMGHDIEELGGAYIDSLGHAGMLVRHVKDGRIEATHDPRSDGGAAGL
- a CDS encoding dihydroxyacetone kinase subunit DhaK translates to MAHFINDRAGLVTDAIDGLVAGSGGALARLDGYPEIRVVLRAEPEPGKVAVVSGGGSGHEPAHAGFVGPGLLAAAVCGDVFASPSVDAVLAGILAVTGEAGCVLIVKNYAGDRLNFGLAAERARALGRRVETVLVADDIALPDAPRPRGLAGTLLVHKAAGHAAAAGAALEEVAALARRTAGAVRTLGIAVSTATIPGAKPEPRLAEGQAELGLGIHGEPGIERIDLPRADALAALMTARFPAPIAGADRLALLVNNLGSTTALEMEVLTKAVLATDLGRRVRLLLGPSPVMTALDMHGASLTFLALDEAIEAALLAETPVATWPRARILREAVVRPLPEGLSGGPAPAPSRDAVVAARIEAVCRALIAAEDALNALDARVGDGDTGSTFAEGARAVLADLDRLPQAEPAALCRALGERLGRATGGSSGVLLSIFFAAAGSALAAGADWPKACAAGLDRVREIGGAGPGDRTMLDAAIPAVEALAASGLGAAARAARAGAEATAGMERAGTGRSSYLASGDLKGHPDPGAVAVATAFEALAAESK
- a CDS encoding class I SAM-dependent methyltransferase; translated protein: MSTLNKDQSDYWNGEVGQRWATHHRALDTAFAPFTEALFARAALAPGARVLDIGCGAGDTALIAARQVGSDGHITAADLSEPLLAVGRERAAREAPGAAPIEWLRADAQDHAFGTRFDHALSRFGVMFFEDSAAAFANIRHALEPDGRLTFLCWRSMAENDWVMVPRAVVLPLLPEVEPPQPGAPGPFRFAAPDTALPILEAAAFRAIECEPVNRAMRLGDTPEAAASFAATRGPIARLLRECDPALQEDALKSITDLFADRFGSGPVSLGAACWLISART
- the oxlT gene encoding oxalate/formate MFS antiporter codes for the protein MNTISSRTRWIQLGLGLLVMMTISSPQYVWTLFVKPFQATTGASLAAVQVAFTMLIVLQTFFSPVQGWLIERFSAKAMIALGAALSGLGWVAASYTDTLWGLYATYGLLCGLGTGIVYVGVVGLMVRWFPERRGFAAGVVAAGYGMGAIATTFPITDMIAASGYRHTLFVFGAIMAVIGVAAALGLRTPKAGETPAIPADKVASAARDVAPAEMLRSPLFWLMFAMMAMMSTGGLMVVAQFAAFAKEFGVADAMVFGFAALPFALTFDRITNGLTRPFFGWVSDHVGRENTMAVAFALEAVAIGLLLMFRENAYAFALLSGVVFFAWGEIFSLFPSTLTDTFGTKHATTNYGFLYMAQGVGSLLGGPVAALIHDAVGSWVPVFGIAIVLDLVVAALAWFVLKPARRAYLGVPGPAVPEVAAPLAARPAV